Proteins found in one Sardina pilchardus chromosome 11, fSarPil1.1, whole genome shotgun sequence genomic segment:
- the mthfs gene encoding 5,10-methenyltetrahydrofolate synthetase (5-formyltetrahydrofolate cyclo-ligase), which yields MAALRAAKQALRKEIKRRVAALTDQEKVRQSRVVSQKLFQHPKYKSSQRIAVFLSMHDEIRTEEIVEDAFGKGKVCFIPKYLTNNSNHMDMLRVTGMEDINTLPLTSWNIRQPGDDDNQREEALNTGGLDLILMPGLGFDQSGNRLGRGKGFYDTYLERCMKHPKGKPYTIAVAFKEQLCSDIPVDERDIHIDEILYED from the exons ATGGCCGCACTACGAGCCGCCAAGCAAGCTTTgagaaaagaaataaagagacgGGTCGCCGCTTTGACTGATCAAGAGAAGGTTCGCCAGTCTCGTGTTGTCTCTCAAAAG CTGTTCCAGCATCCAAAATACAAGAGCAGTCAGCGGATCGCCGTGTTCCTGAGCATGCACGATGAAATTCGCACAGAGGAGATCGTTGAAGATGCCTTTGGGAAAGGCAAAGTGTGCTTCATCCCCAAGTACCTGACCAACAACAGCAACCATATGGACATGCTCCGGGTGACCGGCATGGAGGACATCAACACATTGCCTCTCACGTCCTGGAACATTCGCCAGCCTGGAGATGACGACAACCAGAGGGAGGAGGCTTTGAACACAG GTGGACTTGACCTCATCCTTATGCCAGGGCTCGGATTCGACCAAAGTGGCAACCGCCTGGGCCGGGGGAAGGGCTTCTACGACACCTACCTGGAGCGCTGCATGAAGCATCCCAAAGGAAAGCCCTACACCATCGCCGTGGCCTTCAAAGAGCAACTGTGTTCAGACATACCAGTGGACGAGCGGGACATCCACATCGATGAAATCCTGTACGAAGACTAG